The Coccidioides posadasii str. Silveira chromosome 2, complete sequence genomic interval ATCGTCACGGGCCTGTCACCATGACAATGGCACAGAGAAAGGGGACGCACACACTCAGTCATCGCGGTAGATGCCGCCTTTCATCACCCGTGAATTGTGTCCCCTTTACGTAAACCATGTTGCTGTTTTGTCATGGCAACGCGAGCGTGTTCAGTAATGGGGAATGTACCTCACAATTGCATCATCTGGGACACATTCCATCCCCAAGCACTGCTTGCCTGCTGCTTGACGCTTCAGATATCCGTCATGCTCGAGCCTTGCCGGCCGTCaagtctctctctctccggCTCATCTTCGAGGGGTGCTCTTTCCCTCGAAAATCTGCTCTTTACTCTTTGCTACATCATCTTTGGATGGCCTGGTTTTGACATAGCCTAACCTATCATCACTCCTTGACATCCAAAACTCCCTTTGTTcccttctgcttcttctttttcaggTGCTCCCGATTGTTGAATCGGCGGGCATCTAGATCTCGTCTTCATTTCGGCAATGGCTTCTTTTTGGCACCGTCTGTTCGGGCGTGAATCCAATTCCGCTGACCGGAAGCCGAAGGATTCTCCCAAGAAAAAGCTTGCGGGCCACCGCCGAAGCATATCACAACTCTTTTCCTCGCCAATGAGGAAGTTCTCCGATCGTGAAACCAGCCCACAACCTCCCCCACACCCCCCGACAAAACACAGAATAAGGATATCTTGCCATGAAAGGATCCATTACCCCATATATAACCCCGATGACCCACGGCACAATCCAGAGGTTCGGAATCGACCACCACGCAGAGTTCTACGGAAGAGTCTGGATCAAGCAGCCGCACCACGAACAGTATCCCCTAAAAAGGCATCGCCGTCAAAATCTCTCCGCCAGGCACGTTCCAACTTGAAGGCGCTGGCAGACAGCATTCGACCCAAATCCATTTTCAATCGCAAGAGCATTCCATCTTTCCCAGAGGCTACATCCTCCGCGCCTGAACCTGGTCGGTCGCAACTTGGAACTTTACCCTCAAAATCCGAAGACGGAGCTTTCGTCCACCGCTCCCTTCCTGTGGATATTCCATCGAATTGTTCTGCATCAAAGGCGACAAATAATGACCCACAACCGAAATCCTTCTCCCCTAGCACCGCCGCGATGTCCGATGAGGCAACGTCGCTGTATGGAACTAAGCCATCTCTGAAAACCAAACTTTCCTGCACCCCTATGTTATCAAGACTTTTCGACCGCCAGAGCCGTCGGACTAGATATTCTAGTGAACTTGACTCTCGAAAGTCGTCGAGTGATGCCATAATTGCGGGAACAGGCTTTAATAGGAACAGTCAACTGAAAACGGATGACGATGGTGGCGACCTGTCAGGCGATGATATTTTCGGTCCTCTATGCGATATGGAAACCCCTTCGTCTCGTCATGGCGCCCCAACTAGACCACACATCCGATTCAAAATTCACGATCCCACCAGATCCCCTCATTCAAAAAATCCTGAACCAAATGTCTTCTTGAAATCCCCCATTCCTTGCTCAACCACAATCGAACACGACTCGAAGGTGTCTGACGATGCAAGTATCAGTTCACCTTCATGTCAAACTACCGTTAGGTTGCCTTCGAGCTGTCGCCAGGGTTCTTCACAGAATTCTGATTCCCGTCTTTCGCTCGAACCGGGCATGTGGATGTCGAGGAAAAATTGGTTGACTTCACAGCCGCCTATTCATCCTCCGTCCGAATGCAACACTGAAAAAGATCCGAATTTCGGTGCCGAACTATGCCGTACGGACTGTCAAATAGCCGAAAGCGATGATTCTTTAGTAAGTAACCCTCTGTTAGGGCGCTGGCTAGTTTCCATGGGGGCGTTTGGGAGTGAGAGTGAGCTCAAACTCTTCGATGCATTATCCCTCTCAGGCTCTTCCGGATCTCCAAAGAGCGTAGAGAGCAAATTTACTTCTTGCCGCCACGGCGCTCTGGCTAGCCCCAACCAACAGAATCAAATGACTGGTGACCAGAGTGAGCTCCATCCATTCGTGTCCGACGAACCCAGTGATGTGGCCAATGCGAGTGATCAGCACCGTTATTTGAGTAGATCAACGATAGCTGGTAGCTCAGACGGCGGGCAGGAGACTGCTCAGGCTCCTTCTGGGGCCAACCAGAATGGTGCGATAGTCAATTTGAACCCTCGTATTTCAATGCTCAGGCGCATTCTTAGCGAGTGCCACCAAGATCCTATTGATCCATTACCTTCCGGTCTGCAGTTTATGATTGAGGCTATTGATCGAACCTCTGGTCTCGAACTAGATTGTGCCGACGAGAAGGAAGTATTCCAGTCACCCGCGAAGTTGTTTCCCATTGGGTTGTCGGAATCACTACGCGAGGAACAGCTTCGTTTGAGGAGAAGCTCTTTGAGCCAGTCTGAGGCTGGGCAGAGGGAATGTGCACCCCCGCTTACTGAGAATTTGTGTACAGAAGACGGGTCTCCGCGGAAGCGCAGCTGGCATTCAAATATGCGTTTGTCAATTTCTACTGATTTGCTGGCGCCCATATCGCTAGGTGACTCTTCGGATCACGGAATTACTCCAAAGATATGCTCCAGCACTGACACGGGAAGAAGTGCCGGAGTTTTGAGTCGGAAGGAAGGATCTAGTTCTGATTCACACGGTTCTAGTCAAAGTGAGCCGATGAGTAGCACCACCTACGCAACGACCTTTAGTTC includes:
- a CDS encoding uncharacterized protein (EggNog:ENOG410Q5AF); amino-acid sequence: MRKFSDRETSPQPPPHPPTKHRIRISCHERIHYPIYNPDDPRHNPEVRNRPPRRVLRKSLDQAAAPRTVSPKKASPSKSLRQARSNLKALADSIRPKSIFNRKSIPSFPEATSSAPEPGRSQLGTLPSKSEDGAFVHRSLPVDIPSNCSASKATNNDPQPKSFSPSTAAMSDEATSLYGTKPSLKTKLSCTPMLSRLFDRQSRRTRYSSELDSRKSSSDAIIAGTGFNRNSQLKTDDDGGDLSGDDIFGPLCDMETPSSRHGAPTRPHIRFKIHDPTRSPHSKNPEPNVFLKSPIPCSTTIEHDSKVSDDASISSPSCQTTVRLPSSCRQGSSQNSDSRLSLEPGMWMSRKNWLTSQPPIHPPSECNTEKDPNFGAELCRTDCQIAESDDSLVSNPLLGRWLVSMGAFGSESELKLFDALSLSGSSGSPKSVESKFTSCRHGALASPNQQNQMTGDQSELHPFVSDEPSDVANASDQHRYLSRSTIAGSSDGGQETAQAPSGANQNGAIVNLNPRISMLRRILSECHQDPIDPLPSGLQFMIEAIDRTSGLELDCADEKEVFQSPAKLFPIGLSESLREEQLRLRRSSLSQSEAGQRECAPPLTENLCTEDGSPRKRSWHSNMRLSISTDLLAPISLGDSSDHGITPKICSSTDTGRSAGVLSRKEGSSSDSHGSSQSEPMSSTTYATTFSSISSIRDFDKAKNQNTFSSYKEVAKGSDVGSGKRNI